CGGCGTCGTCGGAAGCCGCGCCATCCGCGATGGCAGGTCCCGCCGCCAGGACGCGCGGATCGTCCAGCACGATAGGCAGCAGCCGCGCATGGTCCGCGCATTCGGTCGGCACCCGCAAGCGCGCCGACAGATCCGCGCGTTGCGGCGAGGCCAGGCACAACAGGGCATAGCGCCCGGGCAGCGGCAAGCCGCGCCGCGCGGCCTCGTCCACGTCGGCCTTGACGGCCTCGTCCACGAGCAGGCCGGGCAGGATGCGCGGCAGGGCCTGAGCCTGCGCCAGCACGTCCAACATGCGCGAGGGACGCGCGGTCATCAGGCCGCGCGACAACTCTTTCCACACCCGCTCGGGCACCAGCGCGTCCGCTTCCCCGGCATCGACCATGGCGCGGCACAGTGCCAGGGTTTCCGGCGCCACCTCGAAATCGTCGAAGCGCGCGGCGAAGCGCGCCAGGCGCAGGATACGCACAGGGTCTTCGGCAAAGGCCTCGCCGACATGGCGCAGAATCCGTGCGCGCAGGTCGCGCACGCCGCCCAGGGGGTCGATAAGCCGGCCGTCGGCATCGCGCGCGATGGCATTGATGGTCAGGTCGCGCCGCGCCAGGTCTTCCTCCAGCGTGACGTCGCTGCCCGTGTAGAACGTAAAGCCCTTGTAGCCGCGCCCGGACTTGCGCTCGGTGCGCGCCAGCGCGTACTCCTCGTGGGTCCGCGGATGCAGGAACACCGGGAAATCACCGCCGACGGGCACGAAGCCACGTCGCGTCATGGCTTCCGGCGTCGCGCCCACCACCACCCAGTCGCGGTCGCCCGCCGGCAGGCCCAACAGCTCGTCGCGGACGGCGCCCCCGACGATATAGGCCTGCAAACCTTCCAGCACCGGGTCGGTCACCAGGACACTCCCGGGAAGCAGCCACCGGCCCCGTTCACGGCAGATCCGTCCGTTCCGGCGGCTGCGGCGCGATCTCGCCCAGCCGCTGCTTGAGCGATTGCGGCTGGCCGGTAAACATCGCCGCGTAATACGTGGCGTTGGCCATGACGTTCTTCACGTAGGTGCGGGTTTCGGTAAAGGGGATGGTTTCCGCGAAGATCGCGCCCTCCACCGGATGGGTCAGCGTGGCGCGCCAGCGGATGGGGCGGCGCGGGCCCGCGTTATAGCCGGCGCTGGCCAGCACCTGCGATCCGTCCAGGTCCTGCAGCACCATGCTCAGGTAGGAAGTGCCCAGGAGGGTATTGGTATCGAAGTCGTTGACCTGGCCCGGCGTGAAATTGCTCAACCCGATCTTGCCGGCCACCCATTTGGCCGTGCCCGGCATCAGCTGCATCAGCCCGGACGCGCCCACCGAGGAACGCGCGTCCATGATGAAGCGCGACTCCTGGCGGATCAGGCCATAGACCCAGGCCGGGTCCAGCGCCACCTGGCTGGCCTTGGCCGCCACGCGGCCTTCGAAAGGCGCGATATAGCGTTGCGTGAAATCGAACTGTTTTTCGGTACGGTCCGAGGTATTCACCACCCGGTCGTAGATATTCTCGCGGCGCGCGAGTTCGGCGGCTGCCAGCAATCGGCGGTCGTCCATGCCGCGCAGGGCGAAATTCCATTCCGGCACAGCGTCGCCGCGCCAGCCCAGGCGGAACAGCGCGATCGCCCGCTGCAGGCCGGCGTCGGCGCGCGCGCTCGCCATTTCCTGCGGTGTGGGCGGGGCGGCACGCGGCGGCACGGTGATCGTGCGGCCCAGCTCTTCGGCCGCCAACTGGCCATAAAAGGTGAACTGCCCGGCGATCTGTTCGTATTCCTGCTGCGCCCGTTCGCGCCGGCCGGTCGCAGCCAGTCCGCGCGCGTGCCAATAGATCCACGCGGGTTCGTCGCGCGCCTGCGGCGACATGGCCTCGATGGACGCGATCACCCATTTCCAGTCGATGCGCTGCTGCCGCAGGGCGGCGCGTACCTTCCATTCCTCGTTGTACTGCGTCAGCCGGATATGGCCGGCTTCGACATACCAGTCGTGGGCGCGTGGATCCTGGTTCAGCACCGCCACCAGCGCCAGCTGCGCCCGCACCCACGCCAGGTCCTGGCGCGGCAAGGCGCGCGCCCATTCCCGCCGGACATAGGCATCGGCCACGTCCAGGTTGCCGCGCGCCAGGCGCGCCAGCGCGATGGTTACCAGTTCCGTCTCCGCCTGCGTGCGTGGCGGCTTGGACTGCCGCACCAGCCACTTCATCGGGTCCTTGATCATGGCGTCGTAGGCTTTCTGTTCGGGGGGCTCGAACAGATAACCCGCGTACTTGCGCGCGTCGGCCAGCTTGTTGTCCTCGATCGCATCGCGCAGCCTGGGCTGCAGGTCGTTCCAGCCCAGGATGTGGTTGGCGACCAGGTCGTCATACAGCGACCAGCACCACACCCCCGGGGCAAAGGCGCGCATTGCTTCGGCGCCGCCGACTTTCCTGCCGGTCATGTAGCGGGCTTCCAGCGTCGCGCACTCGGTCTGCGCGTTGCCATTCTTGACGGGCGCGAGCTTGTTGACGGTGTCGTAGTCGCCCGAACGCGCCGCCGCCAGCAGCCAGTCGGCCCGCAGCTTGTCGGCCAGGTAGGCGTCCGGATTGCGTTCGATGAAGCGCCGCAACTGGTCCACCGGCCATTGCGCGCGCGGCATGTTCCACACCTGGTAGCGCAGCAGCCAGTACTCGGGATACATGCCGAGGATATCGTCGCGCGCCTGCGGCACGACCACGGCCAGGGCCGACCACTGCTTGCGCAGCATGGCGTCGCGCGCGGTCATGACCGCCTGTCGCGCCGGGGTCGGTGGCTCGTTGCTCGATATCGACACGTCTTCGGGGCGCGCGCTGGCGGAGGGATCGTCGGCCAGGGTGGTAAGCGGAGCATCCGTCGCGATCGCGGCGGCGGACGTACCGGCCGGCGCCGCGATCGCCGGCGAATCCTGGCCGGCGCGCTGCTGCGCATCCACCGGCGCGCAGGCGGACGTCAGCAGCGCCAGCAGCGGCAATGCGCGACGCAACAAGCGCCCGCCATCGCCCCCGGGCGATTTCTGATAACGTCCCGATTCCCCCCTACGCATCAGTTCTCCTTAACGCCTGGACCCGAATGACCACCAAAAACACGTTGAAGGATAACGCAGTACCGCTGCGCAAGCGATTGCGGGAGGCGCGCGCATCGTTGAACGAGGCACAGCGTCAACGCGGTGGCCTGCTCATGCGTGGCCGCCTTTTCACCTGGGTGGCGCTGGCGCGCGAAGCGGCGCGCAACGCGGGCCGCCCGGGACCTTCCGTCATCGCCGCCTACTGGCCGCTGCAGGACGAGCCGGATCTGCGGCCTTTGCTGGCACAATGGGCGGAAGCGGGTATCACCGTAGCCCTGCCCGCCGTGCGCGGCGCCGGCCAGCCCCTGGAATTCCGCCCCTGGGTGCCCGACGCGCCCATGCAGGAAGGGGCTTACGGCATCCAGGAACCGCTGCCCGGCGCCACCGTCATCCCCGATCTGATCCTGGTACCCACGTTGGGGTACAGCGGGCAGGCCGACCGGGTCGGCTACGGTGGCGGGTACTACGACCGCACGCTGTCGGCGTTGAAAACGGCGGGACATGCATTCACGACGATCGGCATCGCCTGGACGGTAGGGCGACTGGAGGATACTCACATACCCGAGGCCCACGACGTCCGGCTGGATGCCGTCCTGACTCCCGACGGCTGGGTGCCCAAGGCGCCCTGAGCAACGCAGACACAACCAAACCGGCGTCCGCCACCCCGCCGGGCGCCGCACCATCACGGTGCACCGCCCGGCGCCGGCGGAACGCCGGCGACGCACCAGGTCGGCGCCCCATGCGCTTTCCCCCATAACCGCAAAATTGGCACAAGTGTTGCTTCCATTGCGGTGTAACAAGCGATGCCGGCCATCGCCCCAGGCAAAGGGCGAGACCGGCCGCCCCTGACAGGAGGAGCGCAACCATGGACCAACCGTCCGGCACTATCCGCGCCTACGACGAGATGTACGACAGCGCGGGCGAAGTGCGTCCGCATTACAGCGCCCTCGGGCAATGGCTCGCGACCCAGACCGACGAGGTCATGGCCGCCCGCCGCCTGGAAGCCGATTTCAATTTCCGCCGGGTGGGCATCACGTTTTCCGTGGCCGGCGACGAAGCCGGCACCGAGCGCCTGATTCCCTTCGACCTGATTCCGCGCATTATCCCGGCCGCCGAATGGCGCCACCTGGACGCGGGACTGAAGCAGCGCGTGCGCGCGCTGAACATGTTCATTCACGACATCTATCATGGCCACGACATCGTGCGCGCCGGCATCGTCCCGGCCGAACAGGTCTTCCTGAACGCGCAATACCGCCCGGAAATGCAGGACGTCGATGTCGCCGAGAACATCTACTGCCATATTGCCGGCGTGGACGTGGTGCGGACCGGCGCGGGCGATTTCTATGTCCTGGAGGACAATCTGCGCGTCCCGTCCGGCGTGTCCTACATGCTGGAAAACCGCAAGATGTCCATGCGCCTGCTGCCCGATGCCTTCAGCCGCCTGAAGGTGGGGCCGGTGGCGCACTATCCGGACCTGCTGCTGGACAACCTGCGGGAAGTGGCGCCGCGCGGCAACGACGATCCCACGGTGGTCGTGCTGACGCCCGGCATGTACAACCCCGCGTACTTCGAACATGCCTTCCTGGCGCAGCAGATGGGCGTCGAGCTCGTCGAGGGCCGCGACCTGTTCGTCGACCACAACACCGTCTATATGCGCACGACGCGCGGCCCGCGCCGCGTGGATGTCATCTACCGCCGCGTCGACGATGATTTCATGGACCCGCTCTCCTTCCGCGCCGATTCCGCGCTGGGCGTGCCGGGGCTGATGTCGGTCTATCGCGCCGGCCGCATCACGCTGGCCAACGCCGTCGGCACGGGCATCGCCGACGACAAATCGACCTACCTGTACGTCCCGGACATGATCCGCTTCTACCTGGGCGAGGAACCGCTGCTGCAGAACGTTCCCACCTGGCGCTGCGCGCGGTCCGACGAGCTGTCCCATGTCCTGGCCAATATGCATGAACTGGTGGTCAAGGAGGTACATGGAGCGGGCGGCTACGGCATGCTGGTGGGACCGGCGTCCACGCGCGCCCAGGTCGATGCCTTCCGCGAACGCGTGCGGGCCAATCCCGCGGCCTACATCGCGCAGCCCACGCTGGCTTTGTCCACCGTGCCCACCTACGTCGAAAGCGGCGTCGCGCCGCGCCACGTCGATCTGCGCCCCTATGTGCTGTGCGGCAAGGAAATCCATACCGTGCCGGGCGGCTTGTGCCGCGTCGCGCTGACCGAGGGCTCGCTGGTGGTCAACAGCAGCCAGGGCGGCGGTACCAAGGACACCTGGGTGCTGGAGGAATGACCATGCTGAGCCGCACTGCCGATAATCTGTTCTGGATGTGCCGTTACATGGAGCGCGCGGAGAACATGGCCCGCATGCTGGATGTGAGCATGCAAATGTCGCTGCTGCCGCAGGACCCCGCCACGCGCGAACGGTCCTGGCACGCGCTGATGCGCATCTCCGAACTGCAAACCCTGTTCGACGAGCGCTATCCGGAGGGCAGCGCGCGCGACGTGCTGCGCTTCATGATGCGCGAGCCGGACAACCCGTCCTCCATCTACGCCTGCCTGCACGCCGCCCGCGAGAACGCCCGCGCGGTGCGCGGCAGCCTGACGACCGAACTCTGGGAGACCTACAACACCACCTGGCTGGAGCTGCTGCGCCACCTGCGCTCGGAGCTTCCCGAACGCAACCCGGGAGAGTTCTTCGAATGGGTCAAATTCCGTTCGCATGTGGCGCGCGGCGTGACGCTGGGCACCATGCTGGAGGACGAGGCGCTGTACTTCATGCGCCTGGGCATGAACCTGGAGCGCGCCGACAATACCGCGCGCATGCTGGACGTCAAATTCCACGAATCCGACGATGCCGAAGCGGGCCGCACCGGGGCGCAGCGCGGCATGGCGGTGCGCGAGGAGTTCTACCGCTGGGCCGCGATCCTGGGTTCGGTCTCCGGGCTGGAGGTCTATCGCAAGGTGTACCGCGACGTGGTCACGCCGGATCGCGTGGCCGAACTGCTGATCCTGCACGGCGATATGCCGCGCTCGCTGCTCAGCTCGGTGCAATCCGTCCGGGACGACCTGGCGCTGGTGTCCAACGACCGTTCGGCCGAAACCGAACGCCGCGCCGGCATGCTGTGTTCCGAACTGCGCTATGGCAAGGTGGAGGACATCATGGCAGCGGGCCTGCACGACTTCCTGGAACGATTCCTGGAAAGGATCAAGGACCTGGGCAATCGCATCAGCCAGGACTTTCTGCTGCCGCTTTCGGCATAGCGAGGCGGCACGTCCGCCACAGGAAAACGGCCATGAGACACTTCATCAAACACGTTACCCAGTACCGCTACACCGCGCCCGTCAGCTACAGCATCCAGACCTTGCGCCTGACGCCGCGCGGCGAGGACCACCAGCGCTCGCTGCGCTGGCACATCTACGCGCCGGGCGACCTGGCCGAACAGGTGGACGCCTACGGCAACACCACCCATACGTTGACGCTGAACCGCCAGCACGACGAAATCGACCTGCTGGTCACGGGCCAGGTGGAAATCGACCCGCTGACCGACGGCCTGCTCACCAGCGAGGAAAACCGGCTGCCCGTGGATGCCTACCGCGTGCCCACGCCGTTGACGCTGCCCGACGCCACGATCCTGGATTTCTGCGCGCGGGTCCTGCCGGGCGGATTGCGCGAGCCGGCCGATGTACTGAAGCTGGCACAGGCGATCTCCGACCATGTCGCCTACGAGCCGGGCATCACGGACGTCACCACCGTCGCTTCCCAGGTACTGGCGCTCGGCCATGGCGTATGCCAGGACCATGCCCACCTGTTCCTGGCCTGCGCGCGCGCGCTGGGCGTACCCGCGCGCTATGTCAGCGGCTATCTGTACACCGTTACCGACCATGCCGCCAGCCACGCCTGGGCCGACGTCTGGCTGCCCGGCGGAGCCTGGTGCAGCGTCGACATCACCAACCGCCAGTTCGCTTCCGACTGTCACTGCAGGCTGGCCGTCGCGCGCGACTACGATTCCGCCAGCCCGGTACGCGGCGTGCGCCACGGCGGCGGCAATGAGTCGATGGTGGTTACGGTGCAAGTCCAGCAGTAGGCCCCCTGAAGCAGGCTCCCCCTGAAGCAGGCTCCCCCCCGAAGCGCTGCGCGCTTCCCCCCCAGGGGGGCGCCGCTGGAGGACCGGCGGAGCCGGATCCTCGGCGTCCCCGCTCTGGGGGCACCTGTTTTTTGCGTGGGGTGGGGAGGATTGAGGCGCTGGGTGGCGCTGGGGACCGGCGGAGTCGGGTCCTCGGCGTCACTGCTCTGGGGACACCTGTTTTTTGCGTGGGCTGGGGAGGGTTGAGGCGCTGGGCGGCGCGCTGCGGGGCGGGATAGGTGCGGGTGTTGTTTGCTGGCGATGGGTTATCGGCAGTTCAAGGGGGGTGATTGGCGTGGCATGCCGGGGATAACTAAAATATCGGGATTGCCTCTTGTCGAGCATCCATGACTTACTGTGTCGCGGCCCATTTGCACGAGGGCCTGGTTTTTCTCGCGGACTCACGCACCAATGCCGGCGTGGACCAGATCAGCGTGTTTCGTAAACTGAACGTTTTCGAACGTCCGGGCGAACGCGTCATGGTGCTGATGACCTCCGGCAATCTGGCCATCAGCCAGTCCATCATGACCATGCTGTCCATGCACGACAGCGCGGATCCCGGTTCCATCTGGAACGCGCCCAATATGTTCGAGGCCACCCGCATCGTTGGCGAGGCCATCCGCGAAGTGCATCGGCGCGATGCCGAGGCACTGCACGAACAGGGCGTGGAATTCAACGTCACACTGATCTTCGGCGGCCAGATCGGCCGCGAGCGCTGCCGGCTGTTCCAGGTCTATGCGGCGGGCAACTTCATCGAAGCACATGCCGAATGCCCCTACTTCCAGATCGGCGAATCCAAGTACGGCAAGCCCATCCTGGACCGGGTACTGGAGCCCGGCACGACGCTGGACGAAGCGGCCAAATGCGCGCTGATCTCAATGGATTCCACGCTGCGCTCGAATATCTCTGTCGGGCTGCCGCTGGACCTGCTCGTCTACGAAGCCGATACGCTGCGGGTCACCCGCTTCGCGAACATCGACGAGAACAATGCCTACTTCCGCATGATCCGCAACAGCTGGGGCGAAAAGCTGCGCCAGGTATTCGCGGAAATCGACGACCCGGCCTGGACCAATCCGGCGTCTCCGGACAGCCTGGTGCCGGCCGGGCGCACGCACCAGCCGGTGCGGGTACTGCCCGGCAGCTGCGAGCCCACGGACGTCGCGCCCGTGCAGGCCTTGGCCGAGGGACGGGACCCCTCGCAGCGGAGCTGACCTCGCGCCGGCGCAAGCGGACGGCCGGCGCGGCGCGCACCTGAAGGTGCCCCAATCCGTCGTCAATGCGTCGCGCCCCCGACAGGCGGCGTGTCCGCCCGCCATCAGGCGCCGCCGACGGATCGACACGAGGCGGCGCGGCTAGTTTGCGGATCGGTCGGCGATACCGCTTTTGGCGATTGCGCAGGTATCGTCGAGCAATTCCTCCGAGGCGCCGCGGTTGCTGGCGGCCGTTCCCTGGCCATGCCTGACGTCCTGGCCGGCTTCGCTGTCCAGAATGGCAAAACCCGGCCGGCCGTCGGGCAACGTCACGGGGGCCATGAACAACGTGTGGGGCAGCATGGAGCCGTCGGGATACACGTCGCGCGCCAACAGGCGGACCGGATCCGTCCGCGCCAGCGCGGCGTCGTCCGTCAGGATGGCCCGATAGGCATATGAGCTGCCGGCCATCGGCGGCAGCCACGTCCACCGCTTGTCGCTCAGCGTGCCGATACGCTCGGCCAGCGTGGCCGCGACGTCGGGACGGATGCAAGTGATATGGATATGCAGCTGGTCCTGCGTACGGCCATAGATGGAGTTGGCGGCGAAACCGACCTGGGTCCGCAACAGCGGCAGCTTCAGCACCTTTTCCACGTATCGCCAGTTCTCGTAGGCGGCGCGCCAGTAGTTGACGCCCGCGACGATCCACAGCCGCGCGTCCTCGATACCTGTCAGCCGGTCCGTGGGCAATAGCAGAAAGGCATAGGGCTTGGCCGGGCTGTTGTCCTTCAGGACCACATAGCCGCCGTCCACATCGACACGGGCGCAGGCATTGGGCCGCGACACGTCGTCATCGGCGCCGGTCGCGCCCGGCCGATCGCTGCCCTCAGCGCCGCCCGCGCCACGCCGCGTCAACGCGGCCCGAAGGCAGTGCCGGACAACTTCCCACAAGATGCCGCGCCGTTCCGTCACCGTCCACGTCGCGCCCGGCAAGGGACGCGCCTCGGCGCGCGGCGCCGATGCTCCCGCCACGGCGAGGTCCATGGCAGCAGCGAGCGTCAATGCCAACGCCAACGCCAACGCCAGCACGATTGAAATATTGCGCGGCCGCACCGTCCGTCCCATCGCTATCGCCCACCATCCGCAAAGGATGCCGGGCGCCATGGTATCGGGGGGAAATGACCGGATGATGGAATCCGGTCGGAATCTTCGCGCCACGCGATTCTTTGCGCGGCAATCCCGCGGGCGCCGGTGCGCGGCGGGCCGCTTTCCGGGGGATGAAGATCAGGCCCCGGCCAGGTTCTTCCAGATGGCCATCGGGGCTTCGGCGCTGTTCAGCGTGTAGAAATGCAGGCCAGGCGCGCCGCCCTCCAGCAGCTTGCGGCAAAGGTCGGTCACCACGTCCACGCCGAAAGCGCGGATGGACGCCTTGTCGTCGCCGAATTCGGCCAGGCGCAGGCGGATCCAGCGCGGGATTTCCGCGCCGCACATCTGCGAAAACCTGGCCAGCTGCGTATGGTTGGTGATGGGCATGATGCCCGGCACGACCGGTACGGAAACGCCCTTGGCCGCCACGCGTTCGATGAAATCGAAATACGCGTCGGGATTGAAGAAATACTGGGTGATCGCGCTGTCGGCGCCCGCGCGTACTTTCTCGATGAAATGGTCCAGGTCGCTGGACGGGCTGTCCGCCTGCGGATGCATTTCGGGATAGGCGGCGACCTCGATGTGGAACCAGTCGCCGGTTTCCTGGCGGATGAAAGCGACCAGATCGCGCGCGTACTTCAGTTCGCCGGCATCGCCGCCCATGCCGGACGGCAGGTCGCCACGCAAGGCAACCACCTGTCGCACGCCCTCGTCGCGATAGGACGCCAGGATGGCGCGCAGGTTCTCGCGCGTGGCGCCCACGCAGGAAAGATGCGGCGCGGCGTCCACGCCCAGGTTGCGCAGCATGCGCACGGTGCCGGCGGTGCCTTCGCGCGTCGAACCGCCCGCGCCGAAGGTCACGCTGACATAGCGCGGATGGATGGCCAGCATCTGCTTGGCCGCGCGCAGCAGGCGTTCCTGCGCGGCGATATCGCGCGGAGGAAAGAATTCCAGGCTATACGCCGGCGTAGAGGTATCGGTCATGAGACAAGCAGCGAAGACAGCAGGTAGGAGATGATGCTGTAGAGAATCGCACCGATTACCGCCCACCAGAAGCCATTGACCTGGAAGCCCTTCAGGATGGACCCGGCGAACCAGAACAACAGCGCGTTAAGGACGATGAGAAAGAGACCGAGCGTGACGATGGTGATCGGCAGGGTCAGCAACACCAGCACCGGCTTGACCAGCATGTTCAACAGGCCCAGGACCAGGGCGGCGATCAAGGCCGATCCGAAACTGGCCACGGCAATCCCCGGCAGCAGGTATGCCACCACCAGCAAGGCCACCGCATTCAGGATCCAGACGAGGATCAAGGTCATGTTGGAATCTCCCGCATCGATTGGTTGAAAGGGACGGCCACGCGGCGTGGCCGTCCCCGCAAGACTACACCATCAATAGCGGTAGTGATTGCTCTTGAAGGGGCCGTCCACCGGCACGCCGATGTAGTCCGCCTGGTCGGGACGCAGCGTCGTCAGGTTGGCGCCGAGCTTCTTCAGGTGCAGGCGGGCGACTTTTTCGTCCAGCTGCTTGGGCAGGACGTAGACCTGGCCCTTTTCGTAGGCATCGTTGCGCGTGAACAGCTCGATCTGCGCGATCGTCTGGTTGGTGAACGACGAGGACATCACGAAGGACGGATGGCCCGTCGCGCAGCCCAGGTTCACCAGGCGGCCCTTGGCCAGCAGGATGATGCGCTTGCCGTCCGGGAAGATCACGTGGTCGACCTGCGGCTTGATTTCTTCCCACTTGCAGCCTTCCAGCGACGCGACATCGATTTCGTTGTCGAAGTGGCCGATGTTGCAAACGATGGCCTGGTCCTTCATGCGGTCCATGTGGGCACGCGTGATGACGTTGTAGTTGCCGGTCGCGGTGACGAAGATATCGGCCTTGTCGACGGCCTCTTCCATGGTCACGACCTTGTAGCCTTCCATCGCCGCCTGCAGGGCGCAGATGGGATCGATTTCCGTGACCCAGACCTGGGCACGCAGCGCTTGCAGGGCCTGCGCGCAGCCCTTGCCGACGTCGCCGTAGCCGGCCACGACGGCGATCTTGCCCGCCACCATCACGTCGGTCGCGCGCTTGATGCCGTCCACCAGCGACTCGCGGCAGCCGTACAGGTTGTCGAACTTGGACTTGGTGACCGAGTCGTTGACGTTGATGGCCGCGAAGGCGAGTTCGCCGCGCTGGGACATCTGGTACAGGCGGTGCACGCCGGTGGTGGTTTCCTCGGTCACGCCGCGGATCTGCGCCAGGCGGGTCGAATACCACTTCGGATCGCGCGCCAGGGTGGCCTTGATGGCGGCGAACAGCACGCGTTCTTCCTCGCTGGCCGGCTTGGCCAGGACGGAAAGATCGGACTCGGCCTTGGCGCCCAGGTGCAGCAGCAGCGTGGCATCGCCGCCGTCGTCCAGGATCATGTTGGCGTGCTGGCCGTTGGGCCATTCGAAAATCTTGTGGGTGTAGTCCCAGTACTCGGTCAGGGTTTCGCCCTTGACCGCGAAGACCGGCGTGCCGCCTTGCGCGATGGCGGCGGCGGCATGATCCTGCGTCGAGAAGATGTTGCACGAGGCCCAGCGCACGTCGGCGCCCAGGGCCTTCAGCGTTTCGATCAGCACGGCCGTCTGGATGGTCATGTGCAGGCTGCCGGC
Above is a genomic segment from Bordetella genomosp. 11 containing:
- a CDS encoding alpha-E domain-containing protein, which codes for MLSRTADNLFWMCRYMERAENMARMLDVSMQMSLLPQDPATRERSWHALMRISELQTLFDERYPEGSARDVLRFMMREPDNPSSIYACLHAARENARAVRGSLTTELWETYNTTWLELLRHLRSELPERNPGEFFEWVKFRSHVARGVTLGTMLEDEALYFMRLGMNLERADNTARMLDVKFHESDDAEAGRTGAQRGMAVREEFYRWAAILGSVSGLEVYRKVYRDVVTPDRVAELLILHGDMPRSLLSSVQSVRDDLALVSNDRSAETERRAGMLCSELRYGKVEDIMAAGLHDFLERFLERIKDLGNRISQDFLLPLSA
- a CDS encoding 5-formyltetrahydrofolate cyclo-ligase, giving the protein MTTKNTLKDNAVPLRKRLREARASLNEAQRQRGGLLMRGRLFTWVALAREAARNAGRPGPSVIAAYWPLQDEPDLRPLLAQWAEAGITVALPAVRGAGQPLEFRPWVPDAPMQEGAYGIQEPLPGATVIPDLILVPTLGYSGQADRVGYGGGYYDRTLSALKTAGHAFTTIGIAWTVGRLEDTHIPEAHDVRLDAVLTPDGWVPKAP
- a CDS encoding lytic transglycosylase domain-containing protein; its protein translation is MRRGESGRYQKSPGGDGGRLLRRALPLLALLTSACAPVDAQQRAGQDSPAIAAPAGTSAAAIATDAPLTTLADDPSASARPEDVSISSNEPPTPARQAVMTARDAMLRKQWSALAVVVPQARDDILGMYPEYWLLRYQVWNMPRAQWPVDQLRRFIERNPDAYLADKLRADWLLAAARSGDYDTVNKLAPVKNGNAQTECATLEARYMTGRKVGGAEAMRAFAPGVWCWSLYDDLVANHILGWNDLQPRLRDAIEDNKLADARKYAGYLFEPPEQKAYDAMIKDPMKWLVRQSKPPRTQAETELVTIALARLARGNLDVADAYVRREWARALPRQDLAWVRAQLALVAVLNQDPRAHDWYVEAGHIRLTQYNEEWKVRAALRQQRIDWKWVIASIEAMSPQARDEPAWIYWHARGLAATGRRERAQQEYEQIAGQFTFYGQLAAEELGRTITVPPRAAPPTPQEMASARADAGLQRAIALFRLGWRGDAVPEWNFALRGMDDRRLLAAAELARRENIYDRVVNTSDRTEKQFDFTQRYIAPFEGRVAAKASQVALDPAWVYGLIRQESRFIMDARSSVGASGLMQLMPGTAKWVAGKIGLSNFTPGQVNDFDTNTLLGTSYLSMVLQDLDGSQVLASAGYNAGPRRPIRWRATLTHPVEGAIFAETIPFTETRTYVKNVMANATYYAAMFTGQPQSLKQRLGEIAPQPPERTDLP
- a CDS encoding CDP-diacylglycerol diphosphatase, with protein sequence MAPGILCGWWAIAMGRTVRPRNISIVLALALALALTLAAAMDLAVAGASAPRAEARPLPGATWTVTERRGILWEVVRHCLRAALTRRGAGGAEGSDRPGATGADDDVSRPNACARVDVDGGYVVLKDNSPAKPYAFLLLPTDRLTGIEDARLWIVAGVNYWRAAYENWRYVEKVLKLPLLRTQVGFAANSIYGRTQDQLHIHITCIRPDVAATLAERIGTLSDKRWTWLPPMAGSSYAYRAILTDDAALARTDPVRLLARDVYPDGSMLPHTLFMAPVTLPDGRPGFAILDSEAGQDVRHGQGTAASNRGASEELLDDTCAIAKSGIADRSAN
- a CDS encoding proteasome-type protease; this encodes MTYCVAAHLHEGLVFLADSRTNAGVDQISVFRKLNVFERPGERVMVLMTSGNLAISQSIMTMLSMHDSADPGSIWNAPNMFEATRIVGEAIREVHRRDAEALHEQGVEFNVTLIFGGQIGRERCRLFQVYAAGNFIEAHAECPYFQIGESKYGKPILDRVLEPGTTLDEAAKCALISMDSTLRSNISVGLPLDLLVYEADTLRVTRFANIDENNAYFRMIRNSWGEKLRQVFAEIDDPAWTNPASPDSLVPAGRTHQPVRVLPGSCEPTDVAPVQALAEGRDPSQRS
- a CDS encoding CCA tRNA nucleotidyltransferase (catalyzes the addition and repair of the 3'-terminal CCA sequence in tRNA; these proteins belong to the CCA-adding enzyme subfamily 2 which does not have phosphohydrolase activity); translated protein: MVTDPVLEGLQAYIVGGAVRDELLGLPAGDRDWVVVGATPEAMTRRGFVPVGGDFPVFLHPRTHEEYALARTERKSGRGYKGFTFYTGSDVTLEEDLARRDLTINAIARDADGRLIDPLGGVRDLRARILRHVGEAFAEDPVRILRLARFAARFDDFEVAPETLALCRAMVDAGEADALVPERVWKELSRGLMTARPSRMLDVLAQAQALPRILPGLLVDEAVKADVDEAARRGLPLPGRYALLCLASPQRADLSARLRVPTECADHARLLPIVLDDPRVLAAGPAIADGAASDDAAPTGGAADAPDAADARLALMERCDALRKPDRFLDLLHVASVRQEVDLPAWQRALAAIRGLDAGAIARRYPGQPRQIQQALRAARLQAVRAAAAQ
- a CDS encoding transglutaminase family protein, which codes for MRHFIKHVTQYRYTAPVSYSIQTLRLTPRGEDHQRSLRWHIYAPGDLAEQVDAYGNTTHTLTLNRQHDEIDLLVTGQVEIDPLTDGLLTSEENRLPVDAYRVPTPLTLPDATILDFCARVLPGGLREPADVLKLAQAISDHVAYEPGITDVTTVASQVLALGHGVCQDHAHLFLACARALGVPARYVSGYLYTVTDHAASHAWADVWLPGGAWCSVDITNRQFASDCHCRLAVARDYDSASPVRGVRHGGGNESMVVTVQVQQ
- a CDS encoding circularly permuted type 2 ATP-grasp protein; translated protein: MDQPSGTIRAYDEMYDSAGEVRPHYSALGQWLATQTDEVMAARRLEADFNFRRVGITFSVAGDEAGTERLIPFDLIPRIIPAAEWRHLDAGLKQRVRALNMFIHDIYHGHDIVRAGIVPAEQVFLNAQYRPEMQDVDVAENIYCHIAGVDVVRTGAGDFYVLEDNLRVPSGVSYMLENRKMSMRLLPDAFSRLKVGPVAHYPDLLLDNLREVAPRGNDDPTVVVLTPGMYNPAYFEHAFLAQQMGVELVEGRDLFVDHNTVYMRTTRGPRRVDVIYRRVDDDFMDPLSFRADSALGVPGLMSVYRAGRITLANAVGTGIADDKSTYLYVPDMIRFYLGEEPLLQNVPTWRCARSDELSHVLANMHELVVKEVHGAGGYGMLVGPASTRAQVDAFRERVRANPAAYIAQPTLALSTVPTYVESGVAPRHVDLRPYVLCGKEIHTVPGGLCRVALTEGSLVVNSSQGGGTKDTWVLEE